TCAGGTTAACCCAGAGCAGTCGATGGTGACTTACTGACTTCCCTGTTGGTTGTCACTACTGCAGTACTCTTTTACTACATTTCATGCATGCAGCACTAACAATATTGTTTACATGAAACTTttagattagtttttttcccTCATCAATAACACATGTTATATACTAATACTTATATTCCTTTCTTGGTGGTTCATTTTGTACTAATTTATCCTTCCAATTATATTCCATAGACACACCACAACCATTTGCAATTCAGCTAATTTGCTTCCCACCTCCCTGTATAGGAGTATGCATACCAATTTGCAGGTATTAACTTTTTGCCGCTTGTGAAATCCAGTTTAAAAGGTTGAGATTTATTCCACATGCTTTGTACTCTGgaatgatttattttatttatgaacaAATTATCCTGATCCCTGCAGCTCCATGGAAGATAAAACATAGGAAATCTGAGAAGAACATATTGTATATTCATATCCTCTTCTAGCATGTatgatgatcattttttttctagcttaCTAACTGTGTTGAATAGTATAGGGATGCCTCGGGGGCCAGTATACATAGGTTACATGGATTGGATCTTAAGTAAACTcagagagatggagatggaaaCTAATCCTATCCTACCATAGCAAACCGGATACAATACGATCCTATCCATATACTCTAACAAACTGACATCTACAACTCCTACAAAAACACAATGTAATACAAGTTGCATGTGTACGATTCCAAATCCCAACTAGGCTAGCCTCAGGTTTGCTTTGTGTTGTTATAATTAAAATTCTAATGCCACTATGTTCTGAACCAATCTTGCAATTGTTCCATTCCAGATTTAATTGAAGAATATGGTGACAATTGGAAAGGATTTGTGAGGGTGAGTTGGGTCGTTTAAAGCACCTTCTGACATGATCAACTATAGCAATTTAAGATTTATAAAAAGGGAGCAATTTAAAGAAGTGAGTTATATACCATGAGTGTTGGGTCATGCAGTTCACCCTCAAAGTCACAAACAAGAGAAGCAGCTGTCAGGATCTTGGCACACTTGTTGACCCCATCCAAACCAACAACAATGCCAGTGCATTGAGAAACCAGTTCCCCATCTGCGCAAGTCATTCAATGGCATTTATCAATAGCTACGAGGAAGCGTGCATATAAATAGTATAAAGCTTAGATAATTTTACCAGGCTTTTTAGATTTAACACCAACAACGGAGCAAGCCACTCGCCCCACCATAGCTTTGTCTTCTGAGCTAACCACGGCATCAGCAGTACGGGGATCCTTAGGCTCACCCCTGAGAGTCGGGATATCCTTACGATGTGCTaacgaggggaaaaaaaggaagatcAGTGACCATCATTGATCAATCAGGGTTTGTGAATTAAGGAAGAACAGTGACCATCATTATCAAGCAAAGCAGCGGTGTGAAGTACTATAAAACAAAAggtagaaagaaagaaagaaagaaaaagaaaggattgGGCGAGTGAGAACCTTGTTTTTCGAGCTTGCTGATCCTGCTGCACTCTGTCATCCAGTTTCCAACAGCACACATGTATTTATTGCTAAGAGTATGTTGGCCAGGCTGTAAGCTTGGGTAATCCGGGTAGCGAAGAGGAACCGGCCGGGAGGCCAAGCTtgtaccggcggcggcggtcgttcCCCTCTCTTTTGTTCTGCTGGCCTTCTGAGGTGTGGTCTTTCTCGACTTCTTCAAAACCGAACCTGACGACGGAGACACAACCACTATCCTCTTGCTCTTCCTCGGAGTCGAGCACGCCGGCACTTCAGCCTCTGCCGTGACCCTGCCCccgccccagccgccgccgcgtcctcctcctcctcctccttggccgCCACCGaccccgcctcctccaccgccgccttgaacgccatcgccgccagcAGAGTCAGACACTGTACTATCCAACCGCATGATCATCCTTCTAGTTCTAGATCGAGTCCATGTTCCGGTCGCCACAGGAGATTCTCCGGTGGCCGCATCCGTCGACGAACAGATCTTTCTGCGTGGCGCCGACCTCGGTTTTTTTGGTGGCATCGCCGCCTCTCGTGGCTAGAGCTGCGGCGGAGATGTGGTTGCTAGGGCTTGCTTTTCCATTTTTAGATTACAAAGACGAGGGATTTGTTGATGCTCACACCGCTGGGTCGCTCGGGAAGGTTCCAGAAGGCCTACCACGCACGGCCCGGCCCACGCGCGCTTGAACGCTACCAGATTACTGGGCCCATACAGCCATACTAGCTAGGAATAAGGttaccggaggtccctcaacttaacagcgagattttgagatttttttagtCACTTAACTATAAAATCAGAAATATGTACTCCTAAACTACCgttcaccagaggtccctcaGCAGTATTTTTGATCGGTTTTGttgacatggcatcctagtcagcaaaaaaaattaaaaaattacgtgagacccacatgtcagctgcgcatttttttcttctcttttcttctcct
The Oryza glaberrima chromosome 8, OglaRS2, whole genome shotgun sequence DNA segment above includes these coding regions:
- the LOC127781073 gene encoding uncharacterized protein LOC127781073 isoform X2; protein product: MPPKKPRSAPRRKICSSTDAATGESPVATGTWTRSRTRRMIMRLDSTVSDSAGGDGVQGGGGGGGVGGGQGGGGGGRGGGWGGGRVTAEAEVPACSTPRKSKRIVVVSPSSGSVLKKSRKTTPQKASRTKERGTTAAAGTSLASRPVPLRYPDYPSLQPGQHTLSNKYMCAVGNWMTECSRISKLEKQAHRKDIPTLRGEPKDPRTADAVVSSEDKAMVGRVACSVVGVKSKKPDGELVSQCTGIVVGLDGVNKCAKILTAASLVCDFEGELHDPTLMLSVHLPNKVVTEGRLLHFNVHYGVALLEILGDFQLQVLSFGSSTNYGMDVFVLARDESMSLMVRHGKISWLYYPMLWNNHCMFLSCDIPQGASGGPVIDHDGNFVAIALVNNPSPVVIPVSTIRTCIDMWLQFSRVARPILGMQLEAVELLDVSTQEELRRDYNVTGGFVVNQEKYSRNKLLSRIETKEKTMYQCRIIFMIINVIRKGIQKKKSNLSFVKNHS
- the LOC127781073 gene encoding uncharacterized protein LOC127781073 isoform X1, with product MPPKKPRSAPRRKICSSTDAATGESPVATGTWTRSRTRRMIMRLDSTVSDSAGGDGVQGGGGGGGVGGGQGGGGGGRGGGWGGGRVTAEAEVPACSTPRKSKRIVVVSPSSGSVLKKSRKTTPQKASRTKERGTTAAAGTSLASRPVPLRYPDYPSLQPGQHTLSNKYMCAVGNWMTECSRISKLEKQAHRKDIPTLRGEPKDPRTADAVVSSEDKAMVGRVACSVVGVKSKKPDGELVSQCTGIVVGLDGVNKCAKILTAASLVCDFEGELHDPTLMLSVHLPNKVVTEGRLLHFNVHYGVALLEILGDFQLQVLSFGSSTNYGMDVFVLARDESMSLMVRHGKISWLYYPMLWNNHCMFLSCDIPQGASGGPVIDHDGNFVAIALVNNPSPVVIPVSTIRTCIDMWLQFSRVARPILGMQLEAVELLDVSTQEELRRDYNVTGGFVVNQVNVDSTAETLGIRRGDVIVFQDTDSCTSPQLENYLLSLGWGYLQGIRLTADLKVEVHNLMDSYRESITFPLQFSDASRRVD